In Nomia melanderi isolate GNS246 chromosome 5, iyNomMela1, whole genome shotgun sequence, a single genomic region encodes these proteins:
- the LOC116424749 gene encoding uncharacterized protein LOC116424749, with protein MLADGNVPRNSCVYQKDVNHALLVTLSKSIHSRKQKTHINIWNQLIRLRTFDPISRENLINRLTVLLYKQNSLESICLEGLSLKPDEGIRLLTALYNSRETMKYVYCWRAFEKMVGISTDDHYRAGSRFYQEKKIEKCDWFHAIGCLECLTTLSINYAYIATPTGDLLVTLAKKLQRNWQWLQLLCLEEEIVQSRNLMKDEIVLIPEKAWKKAHLLAPALKIQYAIIRIPEFDIHKKLLTKYTRTHTFSLSTGIDLKFRQPWCLDSTIKIFCSWYPNTLVYLYLQLWHNRENLDIQLKRLFLNLPSLQVFEYTGEIRMLKTLCAMCCQIQSGSCNVHNVNIKLQKVFYENIDEEKWIKSVRCLIACFKHDFEKMGVKFNVSFHNS; from the exons ATGTTGGCTGACGGGAACGTGCCGCG AAACTCATGCGTGTACCAGAAAGATGTAAATCATGCTCTCCTCGTGACACTGTCCAA ATCAATACACAGCCGCAAACAGAAAACACATATCAATATATGGAACCAACTGATACGTCTGAGGACCTTTGATCCCATTTCCCGTGAAAATCTAATAAACCGTCTAACTGTACTACTGTA CAAGCAGAATAGCCTAGAATCTATTTGTCTGGAAGGTCTGTCATTAAAGCCGGACGAAGGTATACGACTCCTTACGGCGTTGTACAATTCTcgtgaaacaatgaaatatgtGTATTGTTGGCGCGCATTCGAGAAAATGGTTGGCATCTCGACGGACGATCACTATCGGGCTGGATCAAGATTCTATCAGGAGAAAAAGATCGAGAAATGCGACTGGTTCCACGCGATCGGTTGTTTGGAGTGTCTCACCACACTGTCCATAAATTATGCGTATATAGCGACACCCACGGGAGATCTACTTGTCACTCTGGCCAA AAAACTTCAACGAAATTGGCAATGGCTGCAACTGCTCTGCTTAGAGGAAGAAATTGTGCAGAGCCGTAATTTGATGAAAGATGAAATAGTCCTGATACCTGAAAAAGCATGGAAGAAAGCACATCTTCTTGCACCAGCACTGAAAATACAATACGCTATAA TTAGGATACCAGAGTTTGATATTCACAAAAAGTTATTAACTAAATACACACGAACCCATACCTTCTCACTATCCACTGGTATCGATCTCAAATTTCGACAACCTTGGTGCCTCGAttcaacaattaaaatattctgttctTGGTATCCGAATACTTTAG TGTACTTATACTTGCAATTGTGGCATAACCGAGAAAACttggatattcaattaaaaagacTGTTTCTGAATCTGCCGTCTCTTCAAGTTTTTGAGTACACCGGTGAAATTCGAATGTTGAAAACACTTTGTGCTATGTGTTGTCAAATACAATCCGGCAGTTGCA atgttcataatgttaatataaaacttCAAAAAGTTTTCTACGAAAACATAGATGAAGAAAAGTGGATTAAAAGTGTAAGGTGCTTAATAGCTTGTTTTAAGCACGATTTTGAAAAAATGGGTGTTAAGTTTAACGTTAGCTTCCATAATTCTTAA
- the GlyRS gene encoding glycine--tRNA ligase yields the protein MQCISRNLYFLCRVTARGVCKNIVIYKQPLRKFTASTRLADFNKWGTNKQHRKVKIQIVQDMSDPKIEEILSPLRASVKEQGDYVRKLKSDGAPELDVKKAVAELKLRKKLLEEKELSLSETVTFDRARMEDLLKRRFFLDQSFAIYGGITGQFDFGPMGCAFKTNLLNNWRNFFVLEEQMLEVDCSILTPEPVLKASGHVERFADLMVKDVKTGECFRLDHLIKAHLEKVISDKKTDENKRAECKDIIIKLDGMTKDEMAAVLSKFNMKSPVSGNDLTEPIEFNLMFATQIGPSGLVKGYLRPETAQGIFVNFKRLLAFNQEKLPFAAAQIGNAFRNEISPRSGLIRVREFTMAEIEHFCDPNDKNHPKFETVQDLSVLLYSACNQMDGKSAQHITLGDAVLTKLIANETLGYFMGRIYQFLIKVGIDPKRLRFRQHMGNEMAHYACDCWDAECLTSYGWIECVGCADRSAYDLTQHTKATGVKLVAEKKLSAPKNVDICEIVPNKVLIGKTFKKESKLVQDALAALSNSKIDALESALNEDGEQDLKLSNNTEVKITKDMIQVKRYQKTVHVEEIIPSVIEPSFGIGRIMYAVFEHNFKARDGDEKRTYFSLPPVVAPLKCSVLPLSNNDEFTPFVKQLSQNLTKVDVSHKIDDSSGSIGRRYARTDEIAIPFGITIDFDTLKTPHSATLRERDSMEQVRINLDELPNVVRDLSYGKITWAEVEAKYPKFEQQESTEP from the exons ATGCAGTGCATTTCGCGTAACCTATATTTTCTTTGCAGAGTTACTGCACGAGGTGTATGtaagaatattgtaatttataagcAACCTCTTCGAAAGTTTACTGCTTCTACTAGGTTAGCCGATTTCAACAAGTGGGGTACCAACAAACAGCACAGgaaagtaaaaatacaaattgttCAAGATATGTCTGAtccaaaaattgaagaaattctgTCTCCTCTTCGAGCTAGTGTTAAAGAACAG ggTGATTATGTTCGGAAACTTAAATCTGATGGAGCTCCAGAGTTGGATGTCAAGAAAGCAGTCGCTGAACTTAAACTTCGTAAGAAGTTattggaagaaaaagaattatcTCTTTCAGAAACAGTTACATTCGATAGAGCAAGAATGGAAGATCTTTTAAAACGTAGATTTTTCTTAGACCAGTCTTTTGCAATTTATGGTGGAATTACTGGTCAATTTGATTTTGGCCCTATGGGTTGTGCATTTAAgacaaatttgttaaataattggAGAAATTTCTTTGTGCTAGAAGAGCAAATGCTTGAAGTTGATTGTTCAATTCTAACACCAGAACCAGTACTTAAAGCATCTGGACATGTTGAAAGATTTGCAGACTTAATGGTAAAAGATGTAAAGACTGGGGAATGTTTTAGATTAGACCATTTAATTAAAGCGCATTTAGAAAAAGTTATTAGTGATAaaaaaactgatgaaaacaagcGGGCTGAGTGCAaagacattattattaaattagatGGTATGACAAAAGATGAAATGGCTGCTGTTTtatcaaaattcaatatgaagtCTCCTGTTTCTGGGAATGATTTAACAGAAccaatagaatttaatttaatgtttgctACTCAAATTGGTCCTTCAGGTCTTGTAAAAGGATACTTGAGGCCAGAAACTGCTCAAGGCATTTTTGTAAACTTTAAGAGATTACTTGCATTTAATCAAGAGAAGTTACCATTCGCTGCAGCTCAGATTGGAAATGCATTCCGTAATGAAATTTCTCCAAGATCTGGATTGATAAGAGTGAGAGAATTTACTATGGCAGAAATAGAACACTTTTGTGATCCTAATGACAAAAATCATCCCAAATTTGAAACAGTTCAAGATTTAAGTGTACTTTTATACTCAGCTTGCAATCAGATGGATGGAAAGAGTGCACAACATATTACATTGGGTGATGCTGTATTAACAAAGCTTATAGCTAATGAGACATTAGGATATTTTATGGGtagaatttatcaatttttaattaaggtAGGAATTGATCCCAAAAGATTACGTTTCCGTCAACACATGGGAAATGAGATGGCTCATTATGCATGTGATTGTTGGGATGCTGAATGTTTAACTTCTTATGGTTGGATAGAATGTGTTGGTTGCGCAGATCGCTCTGCTTATGATTTAACACAACATACTAAAGCTACTGGAGTTAAATTAGTAGCAGAAAAAAAATTATCAGCACCAAAAAATGTTGATATATGTGAAATAGTACCAAATAaagttttaattggaaaaacgtttaagaaggaaagtaaacTAGTTCAGGATGCTTTAGCAGCTTTAAGTAACAGTAAAATTGATGCTTTAGAGTCTGCTCTTAATGAGGATGGAGAACAAGATTTGAAGCTTTCTAATAATACTGAAGTAAAGATTACAAAGGATATGATTCAagtaaaacgatatcaaaaaaCTGTACATGTAGAAGAAATAATTCCATCTGTAATTGAACCGTCTTTCGGTATAGGACGTATTATGTATGCTGTCTTTGAACATAACTTTAAAGCAAGGGATGGGGATGAAAAACGAACTTACTTTAGTTTGCCACCAGTTGTAGCGCCATTAAAGTGTTCGGTGTTACCACTTAGTAATAATGATGAATTTACACCGTTCGTAAAACAGTTAT CTCAGAATCTTACAAAAGTAGATGTGTCTCACAAGATAGATGATTCTTCTGGAAGTATTGGACGTAGATATGCACGAACTGATGAAATTGCAATACCGTTTGGAATTACTATAGATTTTGATACATTGAAAACACCTCATAGCGCAACATTACGAGAAAGAGATAGTATGGAACAAGTTAGAATAAAT ttGGATGAACTTCCAAATGTTGTACGAGATCTATCCTACGGTAAAATTACGTGGGCTGAAGTGGAAGCAAAGTACCCGAAATTTGAACAACAAGAGTCAACAGAaccataa